The Cryptococcus neoformans var. neoformans B-3501A chromosome 4, whole genome shotgun sequence genome has a window encoding:
- a CDS encoding hypothetical protein (Match to EST gb|CF185614.1|CF185614; HMMPfam hit to DUF423, Protein of unknown function (DUF423), score: 58.6, E(): 1.6e-14), translated as MTAPVIFRSGALLTAIGISSGAFGSHGLRNLSPPVTERQISSFSTASSYLIYNGLALLAISFHPGFAVGSATRRYKFAAGMIVGGAVAFSGSIFALVLGRDRFKQLGPVTPLGGVAMIAGYIALAL; from the exons ATGACCGCCCCCGTCATTTTTCGTTCAGGTGCTCTCCTAA CTGCCATCGGCATCTCGTCTGGCGCCTTCGGCTCTCACGGTCTACGCAACCTCTCCCCGCCCGTTACTGAGAGACAGATCTCCTCATTTTCtacagcttcttcttacCTCATCTACAATGGTCTCGCACTTTTAGCCATATCTTTCCACCCGGGCTTCGCTGTCGGCAGTGCTACTAGGAGATACAAGTTTGCAGCTGGGATGATTGTGGGTGGAGCAGTTGCATTCTCAGGAAGCATATTCGCGTTAGTCCTTGGAAGAGATAGATTTAAACAGCTGGGGCCCGTGACACCCCTTGGAGGGGTTGCCATGATCGCGGG ATATATCGCTTTGGCCTTATAA
- a CDS encoding hypothetical protein (Match to EST gb|CF187261.1|CF187261) — translation MSALAARRATAAAASPKPEQPESSIEEVSVSGALTLPSPKRRKTRQTSPKPRSKARYSDDVPTSRQFFQATESLAEQRTGRFSPSAPDSDGGTSSSSVGDSDEDMAQEDEFEDRREVDGERDQRKVSVAANMSSSGPFKSLDLMPVDITSQFNPKDNVNFCRITEGQLASAEMNDGHPGPGVIVSLARNESLTIAGLFLLTPLQNTLSIYSTALSPSMSSFPVYAPTSHPLPVISPASTQAPGKESDKTLLLIRENRCGIDGLRNGAVPGFSNIWLEDNGPWGLRGVHPVVGSFPVPVYPYCTPPSWSHAISSLSSSDVNLQTPFVGLVKGPKRSGKSTFARALLNNLLRRFRKVAWLECDLGQGEFGSGAVVGLWILDKPALGPPFTHPLLPSRSHYLGTYTPLTCPDEYLVAIRHLIEHYKYELQYTSEYSALHTTVHDKISTHVPLVINTQGWMKGLGEELLNVIESMAQPTRVFSFESQSEEVYSGQGWTSTPPWQATQLPYDPAYPTTEPVETEVTQTYSLETAPVSALQARYTPADLRVLSAITYFHASLHPTQSVPVTWDISSPLVCTIPWEVELGIGKALEKVYLIGEGSEGVLEEDLPIALNGAIVALAEMLGSYEDEPTVYEQGRSPPPTDLVNILGLAVIRSLSSGNSVNPGLKLQLLTPLPPSYLSRARILIKSGALELPLPGMIDWRRGGINEEGMLGKGWEEIPFLDVGGLDVIGGERRRFRKNIMRKGM, via the exons ATGTCCGCTCTTGCAGCTAGAAGAGCTACAGCCGCTGCGGCCAGCCCAAAACCAGAGCAACCTGAGTCCTCCATTGAAGAGGTATCAGTTTCCGGTGCCTTGACTCTACCATCCCCAAAGAGACGCAAAACCAGACAGACGTCTCCAAAACCTCGTTCAAAAGCTAGATACTCGGATGATGTGCCCACTTCTCGGCAATTTTTTCAGGCAACTGAATCATTAGCTGAGCAAAGAACAGGACGATTTTCGCCAAGTGCACCTGATAGCGACGGTGGCACATCGAGCTCCTCGGTCGGGGATAGTGACGAAGATATGGCTCAGGAAGATGAATTCGAAGATAGACGTGAGGTtgatggagagagggatCAGCGTAAAGTGTCTGTGGCTGCCAAtatgtcttcttctggtcCTTTTAAAAG CCTGGATCTAATGCCCGTGGATATCACCTCTCAGTTCAACCCGAAAGATAATGTGAATTTCTGCAGGATTACCGAGGGGCAGCTTGCTTCTGCTGAGATGAACGATGGGCACCCTGGCCCAGGAGTTATCGTCAGCCTTGCTCGAAATGAA AGCCTTACGATCGCcggccttttcctcctAACTCCACTGCAAAATACCCTATCTATCTACTCGACTGCTCTCTCGCCATCAATGTCTTCCTTTCCCGTTTATGCTCCCACCTcgcatcctcttcctgtcATTTCTCCTGCATCTACCCAAGCACCTGGTAAGG AGTCCGATAAGACATTGCTGCTCATAAGGGAGAATAGATGCGGAATAGATGGCTTGCGGAACGGAGCAGTCCCAGGTTTTTCGAATATTTGGCTAGAAGATAATGGACCATGGGGATTAAGAGGAGTGCACCCT GTCGTCGGCTCGTTTCCTGTCCCTGTGTATCCATACTGCACTCCTCCATCCTGGTCGCATGCCATATCctccctttcatcctctgaTGTTAACCTTCAAACCCCTTTCGTTGGTCTCGTCAAAGGCCCTAAGCGAAGCGGCAAGTCAACTTTTGCCAGAGCATTGCTCAACAACTTGCTCAGGCGTTTTCGGAAAGTTGCTTGGCTGGAATGTGATTTAGGCCAAGGGGAATTCGGGTCTGGAGCTGTTGTTGGGCTTTGGATCTTGGACAAACCCGCACTGG GGCCTCCTTTCACACATCCTTTGCTTCCTTCAAGATCTCATTATCTTGGTACTTATACGCCTCTCACTTGTCCTGATGAGTACCTCGTCGCGATACGTCATCTCATCGAGCATTACAAATATGAGTTACAATACACCTCAGAATACTCAGCTCTTCATACAACCGTTCATGACAAGATCAGTACACACGTGCCTCTCGTAATCAACACTCAAGGTTGGATGAAAGGACTTGGCGAGGAACTTCTCAATGTCATTGAGAGTATGGCCCAACCTACGCGAGTGTTTTCTTTTGAATCACAGTCAGAAGAAGTTTATAGTGGTCAGGGCTGGACCAGCACTCCGCCTTGGCAGGCCACTCAATTACCTTATGACCCAGCCTATCCGACCACTGAGCCAGTAGAGACAGAAGTTACGCAAACCTATAGCCTGGAGACTGCCCCTGTTTCAGCTCTTCAAGCCAGATATACCCCGGCTGATCTTCGCGTTCTGTCTGCGATCACTTATTTTCACGCGTCCTTACACCCGACGCAGTCTGTACCTGTTACATGGGACATATCTTCGCCTCTTGTGTGCACAATACCATGGGAGGTAGAGCTTGGCATTGGCAAAGCTCTTGAAAAGGTTTACTTGATCGGCGAGGGGAGCGAGGGCGTTCTCGAGGAGGATCTGCCAATTGCGCTAAACGGTGCAATCGTCGCTTTAGCTGAGATGCTGGGAAGTTATGAGGATGAACCAACAGTTTATGAGCAGGGCAGATCACCGCCTCCCACGGACTTGGTTAATATTTTGGGTCTTGCTGTGATTCGATCGCTTTCTTCAGGAAACTCCGTGAACCCTGGTTTGAAATTGCAACTTCTgactcctcttcccccatcTTATCTCTCTCGAGCTCGCATTCTCATCAAGAGTGGTGCGCTTGAATTGCCGCTTCCAGGTATGATTGATTGGCGCAGGGGCGGTATcaatgaggaaggaatgtTGGGAAAGGGTTGGGAAGAAATACCTTTCCTAGATGTAGGTGGCCTGGATGTTATAggaggggagaggagaagattcaGGAAGAACATTATGAGGAAGGGAATGTAG
- a CDS encoding hypothetical protein (HMMPfam hit to PHD, PHD-finger, score: 53.8, E(): 4.6e-13), producing MALPSSLHVHPHFNAEEAAHVVTGFVSSLENLPGEVTFLLEEIREKDVRISRELFISQRHFSAEQSLEYVQRINSRHMSLTKTAKTLASLPPSNATFPLPIPPGALLPSSHLSQKEAQSLAKIQNEWAQVLTLQDEKVKLAERLERIVLRAKERAKHQWVKVGGMEIEEVEKWSGTGELGNGEVVLPPGGLGSGIDGRPAKKRKPNIPSLSVNHTKQAIHPSISMPPPPPPSRPSLSARSSHSNVPSTSHTHTSSLGQHGSRSRRVSVASDEDADGEPDEGDTDMVDAADAEGETDETLYCICRQKSYGEMIGCDCDKCPYEWFHVKCVNISGPLPDTWYCPDCVARYGFSNDKGNKKARKK from the exons atGGCCCTTCCCTCATCCCTCCATGTACATCCCCATTTCAatgcagaagaagctgccCACGTAGTCACTGGATTTGTCTCGA GTCTAGAAAACCTCCCCGGTGAAGTCACCTTCTTGCTTGAAGAGATCCGTGAGAAAGATGTTCGTATAAGCCGTGAGTTGTTTATCTCTCAACGTCATTTCTCCGCTGAACAAAGTTTAGAATATGTACAACGTATAAACTCCCGACACATGTCATTGACAAAGACTGCCAAGACCCTcgcatctcttcctccttcaaaTGCGACTTTTCCCTTGCCTATACCTCCTGGGGCATTATTGCCGAGTAGTCATCTGTCCCAAAAAGAAGCGCAATCGCTTGCTAAAATACAAAATGAATGGGCTCAGGTTCTCACTCTGCAAGATGAGAAAGTGAAGCTTGCTGAACGACTTGAGCGAATAGTCTTACGTGCAAAAGAACGGGCAAAGCATCAATGGGTCAAGGTCGGTGGTATGGAAATTGAAGAGGTAGAAAAGTGGAGTGGAACGGGAGAACTGGGCAATGGTGAGGTTGTCCTTCCACCCGGTGGATTGGGCAGTGGAATAGATGGCCGACCGGCCAAGAAACGTAAACCGAATATTCCGTCACTATCTGTGAACCACACGAAACAGGCAATACATCCCAGCATCTCGATgccccctcccccgcccccctCAAGACCATCATTATCCGCGAGATCATCACATTCCAACGTCCCTTCCACTTCTCACACTCACACGTCTTCCCTTGGGCAGCATGGTTCTCGTTCCAGACGAGTGTCAGTTGCTTCCGACGAGGATGCGGACGGGGAGCctgatgaaggagataCGGATATGGTTGATGCGGCCGATGCGGAAGGAGAGACGGATGAAACTCTCTATTGTATCTGTCGACAGAAGAGCTATGGCGAAATGATTGGGTGTGACTGCGACAAGTGCCCGTATGAATGG TTTCACGTCAAATGTGTCAACATCAGTGGACCATTGCCAGACACATGGTACTGTCCCGACTGTGT